In Uranotaenia lowii strain MFRU-FL chromosome 2, ASM2978415v1, whole genome shotgun sequence, one genomic interval encodes:
- the LOC129747593 gene encoding endocuticle structural glycoprotein ABD-4-like, translated as MKFLIFSALVVIASARPQHSNNNNYNQQQQNHEKHLGPQETTTWIPILKYNKEQGEDGSYKHEYQTGNNIVHEESGYLKDFSEAHPNGILVQQGAYSYEAPDGQIIHVQYTADERGFRVVSDHLPTEPPIPVGIQKGLEEIYAGIKRREQELKSNPKYAETAAQRAELDYHGQYYQQ; from the exons attttttcagcattgGTGGTAATAGCCAGTGCTCGTCCCCAGCACAGCAACAACAATAAttacaatcagcagcaacaaaaCCACGAGAAACACCTTGGTCCACAAGAAACCACCACATGGATTCCGATTTTGAAGTACAACAAAGAACAAGGCGAGGATGGAAGCTACAAACATGA ATACCAAACCGGAAACAATATTGTTCACGAGGAATCCGGATATCTGAAGGACTTTTCCGAAGCGCACCCCAACGGCATTCTGGTCCAGCAGGGAGCCTACTCGTACGAAGCCCCCGATGGGCAGATTATCCACGTGCAATACACGGCCGATGAGCGTGGCTTCCGAGTAGTTAGCGATCACCTTCCAACGGAACCTCCAATACCGGTCGGAATCCAGAAGGGGCTGGAGGAGATCTATGCCGGCATCAAACGTCGGGAGCAGGAACTGAAGTCCAATCCCAAGTATGCGGAAACGGCTGCCCAGAGAGCGGAACTCGATTACCACGGCCAGTATTATCAGCAGTAG
- the LOC129746679 gene encoding putative ATPase N2B has protein sequence MFLTKNSALIASVWFRQPCPCVITAVNSGLNGAAISIRRWMASGSKGPVETLREKLVRKEIRPDAHQEKITGALQIVYDNIQGYEPPKPASGLAKWFSSGARKADAPKGLYIYGSVGGGKTMLMDMFYDCCEVDRKRRVHFNSFMTDVHKKVHEIKSKQVRDASNNKPQPFDPIKPVAEIITNDSWLICFDEFQVTDIADAMILKRLFTYLFDSGVIVVATSNRAPDDLYKNGLQRSNFVPFIGVLKSHCDVITLDSGVDYRTATLKGEGAHYFVKSKVDADAALDKVFKVLCSQENDMIRPKTFTHFGRNVSFAKTCGQVLDSTFEELCDRPIGASDYIQIAQYFHTVLIRDVPQLNLKLKSQTRRFITLIDTLYDNRVRIVVSSDMPYKQLFSNEKPTDIHTSDEHRMLMDDLKITKDSGDASSNIFTGDEEAFAFERTVSRLAEMQTAEYWSLWEKHR, from the exons ATGTTCCTAACAAAAAACTCAGCGCTCATTGCTAGTGTTTGGTTTCGACAGCCTTGTCCTTGCGTAATAACAGCAGTAAATTCGGGACTCAATGGAGCGGCTATCAGTATCCGAAGGTGGATGGCCTCCGGGTCAAAGGGACCGGTCGAGACGTTGCGGGAAAAGCTGGTGCGTAAGGAAATTCGACCGGATGCGCACCAGGAAAAGATCACCGGGGCGCTGCAGATTGTGTATGACAACATCCAGGGCTACGAGCCACCCAAACCGGCCAGCGGTCTGGCAAAATGGTTTTCGAGCGGGGCGAGGAAAGCTGATGCTCCCAAGGGCCTGTACATCTACGGCAGTGTGGGTGGAGGAAAAACCATGCTGATGGACATGTTCTACGATTGCTGTGAG GTTGACCGGAAGCGAAGAGTGCATTTCAATTCGTTCATGACCGACGTCCACAAGAAGGTGCACGAGATCAAATCCAAACAGGTCCGGGACGCCAGCAACAACAAACCGCAACCCTTCGATCCGATTAAACCGGTCGCCGAAATCATCACCAACGATTCCTGGCTGATATGCTTTGACGAGTTCCAG GTCACCGACATAGCCGATGCGATGATCCTCAAAAGATTGTTCACATACCTGTTTGATAGTGGCGTCATCGTGGTGGCCACCAGCAATCGAGCCCCGGATGATCTGTACAAGAACGGACTGCAGCGGAGTAATTTCGTTCCATTCATAGGCGTTTTAAAAAGCCATTGCGATGTCATTACGTTGGACAGTGGAGTAGATTATCGAACGGCGACGCTCAAGGGTGAAGGAGCGCATTACTTTGT gAAATCGAAAGTCGATGCTGATGCAGCACTAGATAAGGTATTCAAAGTATTATGTAGCCAGGAAAACGACATGATCCGCCCGAAGACGTTCACCCATTTCGGTCGTAACGTTTCGTTTGCCAAAACATGTGGCCAGGTGCTGGATAGCACGTTCGAAGAACTTTGTGATAGA CCAATCGGTGCATCGGATTACATTCAGATAGCACAATACTTCCACACCGTACTGATACGAGATGTTCCGCAACTGAACTTGAAACTGAAATCGCAAACACGCCGTTTCATCACGTTGATCGACACATTGTACGACAATCGTGTGAGG ATTGTTGTTTCATCGGACATGCCGTACAAGCAACTGTTTTCGAACGAAAAACCAACGGACATTCACACCTCGGACGAACACCGGATGCTTATGGACGACCTAAAAATTACCAAGGATTCTGGCGACGCCAGTTCCAACATTTTTACCGGCGACGAGGAGGCATTCGCTTTCGAGCGTACGGTTTCCCGTCTGGCGGAAATGCAAACTGCCGAATACTGGTCCTTGTGGGAGAAACACAGATAA